Genomic segment of Streptomyces sp. NA02950:
GGGCGTCGGCGAGCCGGTACGCGGGGTCCTCGCTGGTCCAGTAGGCGCAGGACTGAGCCATGGACGGGTCCAGCAGCCGTTCATGGAACTCGGCCGTGGCATCCGGGCCCCCGGGGGCCGCGCGGGCGGGCGGCCAGGGGCCGAGGGCGCCGAGCCGGGCGGCGGTGGCGGCGGCTCTGGCCCGGGTGGTCAGGGCGGGTCCGGATGGCGGCGCGGGACGCCCGCGTACCGCGTGCCACACGGCGCGCAGGCCCTCGGTGACGTCGCCCTCGACATCGAGGTCACCGCTGATGTACGCCTCGGCGAGGCCGTATCCGGTGGGCCGCCACACCAGCCCGCGCAGCGCCCGCCGGGAGCGCAGCCGCACCCGGGGCGCCCCCGGCGGCCCCGCCTCGCTGCCGTCCCAGGCGCACAGCCGCACCGGAAGCGGGGCGCCGAGCAGGCGCTCGGCGAAGGGGACGAGGGCAGCGGCCACGTCGCTCATCGGTCTGCCTCCTGAAGCAGAGCCGCCGGCGTCCTCACTCCGCCGCACGGCCACCGGTATCTTCCGGGAGGTATTCGGGGCCGTCCGGGCGGCGGATTGGTCACCTCACACGTCGCGTGCGCCGTGCTCCCTGGCCGCGGCCTCGATGCGGCGCGCGAGCCCGAAGTCCAGCTCGGTCACCTTGCCGCCCACGCTGTGGGTGTTCACCGTGACGCCGACCGTGTTGTACCCGAGCGTCAGATCGGAGTGGTGGCCCAGCTCCTCCTGGATCCGGGCGATCTCCGCGACCAGTCCGGCCGCCCGCGGATGACCGTCGAGGACATAGCGGCGCGAGAGCCGGTCGTCGGCGTAGGACCAGCCGGAAAGCGGTTCGAGGCGGTCCTCGATCTCCTGCTGGCCGAGCGGCTCGACTGCCATGGCACATCCCTTCGTCCTGGGTGGCGGACCGGCTCGTCCCGGTGACGGGTCGGCGCCTCCACCCTGCCACGTCCGCCCTCCGGGGTCGGTTACCTTCGGTCCATGACAACTGCCACGTCGGCCGGGGTGGGTGAGCTGCTGCGCGGCTGGCGGACCCGCCGGCGCATCAGCCAGCTTGAGCTCGCGCTGCGCGCCGATTCCTCCTCGCGCCACATCAGCTTCATCGAGACCGGCCGCTCCCGGCCCAGCCAGGAAATGGTGCTGCGGCTCGCCGACCATCTCGACGTACCGGTGCGGGAGCGCAACGCGCTGCTGCTCGCCGCGGGTTACGCCCCGCACTACCCGGAGCGGGCGGTCGACGACCCCTCGATGGGCGCGCTGCGCGAGGGGATGGAGCGGCTGCTCACGGGCTATGAGCCCTACCCAGCGCTGGTGGTGAACGGCACCTACGAGGTGCAGGCGGCCAACCGCGGGATCGCCATGCTGCTGGACGGCGTCGCGGACCATCTGCTGGTGCCGCCGCTCAACGCGATGCGCATCACCCTCCACCCGGAGGGCCTGGCGCCCCGTATCCGCAACTTCCGCGAGTGGCGCGGCCATCTGCTGGACCAGATGGACCGCCAGCTCGCGGTGATGCGCTCCCCCGCCCTGCGGGCGGTGTACGAGGAGGTGGCGGCCTATCCGCTGCCGGTGGCCGGTGGCCGGGAGAGCGCCGTGGCCGGGGGCCATGCGCCGTTCGCCCTCCCGATGATGATCGAGCACGGCGGCCGGGTGCTCTCCTTCATCTCCACCATCGCCACCTTCAACACCCCCATGGACGTGACCGTCTCCGAGCTGGCCATCGAGACGTTCCTCCCGGCCGACCGGGAGACCGCCGCCGCCCTGGGGGAGCTGGTCAGGCCGTAGGGACGCGGTCCAGGAAGCCGAGGACGGAGCGGATCCGGCCGTCCTCGGCCAGGGTGATCACATCGAATCCGGCGACCGGCGCGGAGCCGTCGGCGGTGGAGACCAGCTCCCAGGTGAACCGGACGATGTCGTGGTGGCCGTCGGCGGTGCCGGTGTGGCGGAACTCGAAGCCGGGGAACTGCTCATGGGCCCCGGCGATGACGGCGGCGAGCTGCTCATGGCCGCGGACGTCGACCAGCGGGTCGGTGTAGCTGCCGTCCTCGGACCAGGCGGCGGCGACGGCCTTGGCGAGGGTGTCGGCTTCGGTGGCGTTCCACGCCTCGAAGTAGCGGGCCACGGCGGCGTTGTAGTCGAAGGTCATGGGGGTCACGCTCCTCAACGGGAATGCGAATGCGACTGGTCAGGGACCGGATACCGGGCCGGAGTGCGCCGGCCCGGGATCCGTTGCCCTCACTCTGCCGCGGCACCGCCGGGAGGGTCGATGACCTCTGAGGTCATGGCGGTGGTCAGGAGCGCTGGGCCGCCACCAGCTCGATGGCCTCCTCCTTGGTGGCGACGGCGGGCGGGGAGCCCTCCAGGGGCTTGCGGGCGGTCTCCTTCATCGCGACGGTGGCGATGATGCCGACGAGGGCCGCGGCCATCGTGTAGTACGCGGGCATCAGATCGTCGCCGGTACCGCTGACCAGGCCCTCGATCGCCAGCGGCGTGGTGCCGCCGAAGAGCGAGACGGAGATGTTGAACGCGATGGACAGCGAGCCGTAGCGCACATCGGTCGGGAACAGCGCGGGCAGCGACGCCGACATGACGCTGACGTACGGCAGCAGGCACAGCCCCAGCAGGAGCAGCCCGGCGAACACCGCGGCGGGGCTGCCCTGCTTGATGAGCAGGAAGCTGGGCACGGCGAGGACGAGGAAGCCGGCCGAAGCGCTCATCAGCAGCGGTTTGCGGCCTATGCGGTCGGAGAGGCGGCCGACGAAGGTGATGGCCGCCATCAGGACCAGCATCACCACGATGATGGACACCAGGGCGCTGGTGCCGCTGTAGCCGAGGGTGTCCGACAGATACGTCGGCATGTAGGACAGCAGCATGTAGTCGGTGATGTTGTACGCGGCCACCAGCGCGATGCACAGCACCATCACCGGCCACTGGGTCCGGAACACCTGCCAGAACGGCCGGGTGTTGCGCTCCTCGGCCGCGGTGGCGCCGTTGTCCTCCAGCTTCCGGAAGGCGGGCGTCTCGTCCAGCTTCAGCCGCAGATACAGGCCGATCAGCCCGACGGGGGCGGCGGCCAGGAACGGAACGCGCCAGCCCCAGGACTGCATCGCGGAGTCGGAGAGCGCCACGGTCAGCACCGTGACCATTCCGGCGGCGGCGGTGTAGCCGATGAGGGTGCCGAACTCCAGGAAACTGCCGAAGAATCCACGGCGTTTGTCGGGCGAGTACTCGGCGATGAAGGTGGATGCCCCGCCGTATTCACCGCCCGTGGAGAAGCCCTGGAGCATCCGGAAGAGGATGAGCAGCGCGGGCGCCCCGAAGCCGATGGTGGCGTATCCGGGGATGAGGCCGATGGCGAGCGTACTGGACGCCATCATGATCATGGTGACGGACAGGACTTTCTTCCGCCCGATACGGTCGCCGAGCGGTCCGAAGTACAGCCCGCCGAGCGGCCGTACAAGAAACGCGACGGCGAATGTCGCAAGCGAGGAGAGAACCTGGGCCGTGTCATTTCCGGACGGAAAGAAGACCTTGCCGATGGTGACCGCAAGATAGCTGTAGATCCCGAAGTCGAACCATTCCATGGCGTTTCCCAGCGCCGCCGCCTTCACGGCCTTCCGAACCGCTCTCTCCTCCGTCACCGTGATATCGCTGCGGCGCAGCGGCGGGTTCTTGCGGCGCTTGACGGCCCGCATCAGCCGAGGGTGACGGGGGGCGGAAGCGGCGGCCGGGGCAGGGGTTTCGGAATCAGTCGGGATCGGCACAGGCAACTCTTTTCAC
This window contains:
- a CDS encoding MFS transporter — encoded protein: MRAVKRRKNPPLRRSDITVTEERAVRKAVKAAALGNAMEWFDFGIYSYLAVTIGKVFFPSGNDTAQVLSSLATFAVAFLVRPLGGLYFGPLGDRIGRKKVLSVTMIMMASSTLAIGLIPGYATIGFGAPALLILFRMLQGFSTGGEYGGASTFIAEYSPDKRRGFFGSFLEFGTLIGYTAAAGMVTVLTVALSDSAMQSWGWRVPFLAAAPVGLIGLYLRLKLDETPAFRKLEDNGATAAEERNTRPFWQVFRTQWPVMVLCIALVAAYNITDYMLLSYMPTYLSDTLGYSGTSALVSIIVVMLVLMAAITFVGRLSDRIGRKPLLMSASAGFLVLAVPSFLLIKQGSPAAVFAGLLLLGLCLLPYVSVMSASLPALFPTDVRYGSLSIAFNISVSLFGGTTPLAIEGLVSGTGDDLMPAYYTMAAALVGIIATVAMKETARKPLEGSPPAVATKEEAIELVAAQRS
- a CDS encoding 4a-hydroxytetrahydrobiopterin dehydratase, coding for MAVEPLGQQEIEDRLEPLSGWSYADDRLSRRYVLDGHPRAAGLVAEIARIQEELGHHSDLTLGYNTVGVTVNTHSVGGKVTELDFGLARRIEAAAREHGARDV
- a CDS encoding helix-turn-helix domain-containing protein codes for the protein MTTATSAGVGELLRGWRTRRRISQLELALRADSSSRHISFIETGRSRPSQEMVLRLADHLDVPVRERNALLLAAGYAPHYPERAVDDPSMGALREGMERLLTGYEPYPALVVNGTYEVQAANRGIAMLLDGVADHLLVPPLNAMRITLHPEGLAPRIRNFREWRGHLLDQMDRQLAVMRSPALRAVYEEVAAYPLPVAGGRESAVAGGHAPFALPMMIEHGGRVLSFISTIATFNTPMDVTVSELAIETFLPADRETAAALGELVRP
- a CDS encoding nuclear transport factor 2 family protein is translated as MTFDYNAAVARYFEAWNATEADTLAKAVAAAWSEDGSYTDPLVDVRGHEQLAAVIAGAHEQFPGFEFRHTGTADGHHDIVRFTWELVSTADGSAPVAGFDVITLAEDGRIRSVLGFLDRVPTA